The Cyanobacteriota bacterium genome includes a window with the following:
- a CDS encoding glycosyltransferase yields MSNQPTVSVVMAVYNTARYLAQAVESILGQTFTDFEFVIIDDGSTDRSLTILKKYAAQDSRIRLISRKNRG; encoded by the coding sequence ATGAGCAACCAACCAACGGTCTCCGTAGTAATGGCCGTCTACAATACAGCACGATACTTAGCTCAAGCAGTAGAGAGTATTTTAGGACAGACCTTTACCGACTTTGAGTTTGTGATTATTGATGATGGTTCTACTGATCGCTCCTTGACCATCCTCAAGAAATATGCCGCCCAAGATAGTCGCATTCGTTTGATTAGCCGCAAAAACCGTGGC